TTCCCGAGTAGCCTAAAGATATCCATAACCGCTATGTATATACATATCCCAACCCCCACCTTAAGGTCGATCGAGTATTGTTATTGAGTTCTCTTTCACTAATACTATATATTTCAAAACTCACATACTATTTATAAACCGTCTAGTCTTGTTACGACGGTGGTAGCTTAATAAAAATTTTGCCGTTCAAAAGAAAATGGATGATATTTCATGCTCATGTTTACGAGTAATATAATTCAGAATAATTAATTATAATGAGGCATATGCAGTGTGACTCTGTTATTTCCGTAATCATTTCTGACCTATTTTAACCGTTTAGTACGGAGTATATAATTTTGTCTTTATTGTAACTACGGTAATTAATCAAGTTAAATAGAATTACATTAGTTTGGTTATTTGGTTCGTAGGTATGGGAAAAAGGATCACTAGAAGAAACGGTTCAAAATGCAATAAAGTCATGGGAGATGGAGCTTAGCCACAAGACACGTGTACAAGACTTCAAATCTATTAATCCTCAAACCTTCAAACTCATCGTCAACGGTAAATTATAATATTGCATAAGTTACCAAATTATTTTATTAGTCATCAAATATCTTTCTATTTGTATGAGGTAACATTTCTAATTGTAAGGTTGGAGTTGAAGTTTTGAGATAGGACAAGTGAATATATCCGTCATTTGacgtatatatacatttaatatttaatatctaaATATTTATGGAAGAtatgttaaaatttattattaaaaatagtaaTTGAATAGCGTATAACTCTTCGAAAATGAACACGTAATTTATTTATTTAGGTGGTTACAAAGATAATATTAGTAAACCTTTTGATCTTTTTAAATTAAGCATATGTTGTTTTCATATAATAAATACTTCAACAAGCAATCGGTCAAGATAAATTATGAAAATTGTGATTCGAATTAATTAATCACAAAGCAACTTAATTATTAGTACTCCGTAGTATATTTTGATAGGGCGTTGAAACCTTGTAACTAATTGCTTTTATTAAAAATGTGATCCGAACTAATTAATCACAAAGCAACTTAATTACGTAGTAGTTTATTCTGATAAGACGTTGAAAACTTGTAATTTCTTTCATTAAAGTACAAATCTAATGAAATAAAATACAGGGAGGGAAGGTTTATCAGCTGAAGAAACATTGAAGGTAGGAAGTTACAATGCACTATTAAAGACTACACTTCCTGAAGAGTATAAGTATTACAAAGCTGAAGAAGAGACGTTTGAATCGTCTCACGATGTTTTTCGATCATCGTTTCCTCGAGGATTTGCATGGGAGGTGATCAGCGTTCATTCTGGACCACCAATCATATCGTACAAGTTTCGACACTGGGGTTACTTTGAAGGCCCTTACAAAGGACATTCTCCTACTGGCGAAATGGTCGATTTTTATGGCATGGGAATCCTTAAGGTACTTATAATAACACtgattacttataataatactgattatacaTAAAGTTGGATTCACACgtttaataaaatattaattgtgtatGAAATGGGCAGGTTGATGAATCGTTAAGAGCAGAAGATGTCGAGATTTATTACGATCCTGCAGACCTTATCTCACAATTGCTTAAAGGACCGTTGATATCTGAACAGCAAAACGATGTAGCAGATGATGCTGGGGTAGCAAATACAGGTGGCTGCCCCTAGTTATAAGATTCATGTAATGAAATATGTGGGCT
The window above is part of the Rutidosis leptorrhynchoides isolate AG116_Rl617_1_P2 chromosome 1, CSIRO_AGI_Rlap_v1, whole genome shotgun sequence genome. Proteins encoded here:
- the LOC139886087 gene encoding pathogen-related protein, coding for MEGLTLEEKIKKGGDKYRSFLHEEAENTTQWRHGGPPIYDAVNQLFEQGRTKVWEKGSLEETVQNAIKSWEMELSHKTRVQDFKSINPQTFKLIVNGREGLSAEETLKVGSYNALLKTTLPEEYKYYKAEEETFESSHDVFRSSFPRGFAWEVISVHSGPPIISYKFRHWGYFEGPYKGHSPTGEMVDFYGMGILKVDESLRAEDVEIYYDPADLISQLLKGPLISEQQNDVADDAGVANTGGCP